The Magnolia sinica isolate HGM2019 chromosome 3, MsV1, whole genome shotgun sequence genome includes the window ATTGGAATCCACTAGAATCCAAAATTTGTGTTTGGTTGCTTGTAATGGAATGTATTAAAATTCTGTAATATATTCATAAGAATCTAGAGTTGATTAAAGTAAATCAGCATTAATATTCCAAATTAGTGTACTTATGTGACATTTGACATAATatttgtaataagcccattgaaatatatactttggaaaaatgagaaaattctGAGCACTAGGTTAGCGACAAAAGTGGGCCCACTATTTATGAGGTCAAACGGCCTATTTTTTAAGGCTAGAATTGTTTCAATTTAGATTAGATTCTATGAATTCTCACGTGCGTTCATtgcgatgtttatgtgaaatccattccgaccACCATGTATCATCTTATGCTAGGCCTAGGGACCAAAATTCATCCCCATCCTTGATTCAAGTGGACACATAATTGGAAACATTGTATAGGCCAAAGCTCACTCTCAAAATTGTTTCCcgttgtgtgacccacctttttgGTCCCTAGGTATAtattttagtgtggcatctaatggttggagtgaatttcttatcatcatggtgggccctaaaagaaattaagggtggacgtctctttcccaactgtttcatatggtatggcccacctaaagcccaaatcaacctgatttttgagccTTGGGCCCAAGTTGCTTGGGATGACGCATACATCTAAGTTGGGACTTAGGTGGATTTTGCAtatgcatcacggtagggccacccgagcatgggccccacttttgcgTTAATAGTGTgtgtagtttatttatttatttttaaagcctTCATTTCCAATGGTCagtttttgaattgttggaggaATCGGTGGAAAATGTGATTGAAATCACTTCTTCTGGGAGAGATTTCAAAAGCATTAATTTGATGGTAATTGGATTCCAATTTATACCAATTCATATTTTCCAAATGACTTACCTTTTTGGAATTCACACTAATTCACACCAAAAGAGacgtgccaaacaaccccttagctttttttaataatttattttcctttatgcCTTGTAATGGTTAAGATAACCCTACTTAGGTAAAATGAATGAGGGCATTGTAGTCTTTTCATTAGTAGtagggttttctttctttcttagcaATTAAATAAGACTGGTCAGCCGTATAATCTCATTTGAGAATAAAAGTTTTCTTCTATTGGTTAAGTATTCATCCGCTTGCATGTGTTGCATTGAAGGGCACATGTTGCGGTTGATCTTAACTTGTTGCTAGATCTTTTACCATCTAATCTCCTCCTGATGCTTCCGGTTTCATTACTATATTTCGCCCCCAATTTACATTAGTTAGGCCGAAAAAAATTCAGTCCTTGAAGCAGCTTTTACACTACTACTTCATTCTTAGATCAGCCCATGAACAGTCCACAAAATATCGAGCACCCAAACTATACAACCTGCCCATTTCTTGCTCAAATTCCCATATTATTTTGGGTACAAAAAATTGTTTTTGTGGACTAGAAGGGGTCTTTCATTTAGAAGATGGTGGGTGTTAACTGAAGCAATGTGATGAGGGCAGTGCAACAAATGACAGAATTGCTATGTGGATGAATGATTTGAGTAGTTGATGGGTTGCATGATCATCTGTGGAATGTGGAAGGGAAATAGTAAGAGACAAATTCAACCCCAAGGTTCTAAAGAAAATGCTGATGGATTAATGGAATCAGGCTTTCCAGGTCAACTTGAATTTTGTACAATGAGAATTTAGAAATTTGAATACAAACGCAAACCTTACCATGGGTTAGGGGTGGAAGTGGTCCAGGATAGTGGCAGGCGGAGAACAGATTGCCCCAAGCTGGCCCTGGTCCTCCAAGCCTTGGCTTTAATAGGGCTGAAAGGCCCCAACCCTATAGAGCCAGGGCAAGGCTGGCCTTGAAGAGCAAGCTGGTGTGATTTTTATGCCAATTGATCTCATTGTTGGACCTACCTGTCTGAATGGTGCGGTGGCATGTTGGCTGGAAAGAGATGCGACATGGATAATGAATCAAGTCCCCATCCGATGCGTTTGCCTTAAGAATATCCATGGCTAAAGGTCACATTGAACAATCCATCTGAAGTAAAATATTTCTTTAGGGCCAATGGAAGGCCCAAGTCATTCATCATTTGCTTGGGCTTGGGAATCAGGCTTCAATTTCAATCTTAGGCCTTGTACTCAGGTCAACTTTATGGGCCCTAGCCCTATATGATTGGGTAACCTGGGTCGGGACCCTTGCCTTCGATGCCAACAACCTTGCTATCCTCAATTGGGCTCAAGGGAACCCATGCCTCCCTGGTTAGGATTACTTGAATTATTGTGAGAGTAGGGAAAAAACATAAGGCATACAAAAGTTGAAATCAAGGATTATGCTAAAGACCTTTGACCCAAATGTCTTTCATGACTGGTGAAGGTTGATGTGAACTACTTTAGTTGCCTGTAGATGGATGAGGATGTTAAGCTTTTGAATTCCGATGCATTCCGATTATCGGATGATTGTGAATTTGATACGCAACTTGCATAATTTGATTGTTGCAGATTTCTATATCTCCTACTGGGTTTAAAAGGGGTGGCAAAAGAAGAGTTTGTAAAGTAGTCCAACTAATTGACACATTCTACATCATCTACCTACATATGGTAGGCAATCTCACTAATCCAGCGAAACATATTCCTTGAGGTATCGGAGAAAATAATTTCATAGGACATGACAAAATTGAGAAGGAAGTTCCTACCTGTCGCTTGTGGCCATGACCTCTATTAAAGATGTTACAATGTTTTCcaagggaataattgtggaatgaaTACACCGAGGAATTCCATATCTTAACATCATAGGCAATATTTGTGAGTATGAAAACTAGGAAATGCCAAGATGTCTTAATGCTCTTAATTTGGACCCAAGGAATGAATTAGTATTCAAATATTTGTTTTAAATGTTTGATGCATGCACACTCGCATTGCAAGCGGAGAAGATAATTAATTGGGGACTTTGGTGCCCTACGAGGACCATCATCAGTGTGTGGGGCAACATCCTTTGGTGATTGATAACAAATGATGGTCAGGACACAACATCTTTTGTACTACCTGTACTTTTGATGAGAAGATATGCACGTTTTGTTTGAAAATAAATGGTAAAGAAGCTAAAGCTGGAAGAACATAAACATCCTCATTCATATAAGATATCTGATGGTTCAAGAAAGGGGGTGAACTCTCCATTAAATCCAGGTGGTTAATATTCTGCTTTATCATATCCAAGCACTAGGATGAGATGTTGTCTTTCCTTGTCTCCGTGGATGTATGTCACATTTTGCTAGGGAGACCAAGGTCATAGATTGAGATGCTTATTGAAGTTGGGGAGGGGTCTTGAATCATATTTTGGGGGGCTTATGTCTTGGAGTTAGACCCTTCTATTAGGCATATCCCAAGCTTTATAGTATTGCTTCATTGAAGGAAGCCTTGATCTCACAATTTTAAAGGCGGATAAGGGATCTGGTGGTTTGGAAGCCTTTATTTTGCGGGATTCCTAGGGATCACAAGTTTTAGGAATTCGTTTGGCTTCATAGATAATTGCAACCTTTCCTTGTCTAACTGAGATTGTTGGTGATGGATCTTTAAGTTGTCCTAGGAAGTTCTGAGTTAGCTTCTTTTATAATTATCTCAGTCTTAGAAAAGAAGTTTCCTTGGAGGCCCCTATTGCTAGGATCTGTTCGTAGATGTTTGGTCGACAAAGATAAGGTCTTAAATATCGGTCACTTAAGGAGTAGGAATGGTGGTTAGGGAGAGGGTTCTATGTTATATTGTGCTAATGATTTCTCATCGTTGGAGCTATTGTTTCAGTACTTTCAATACTCTTGCCACGTAGGAGTCGTTTATAGGTGTGAATTAGTGTGAATTAAAGAAGGGTAAGTTGTTTATGAGCTTTGAAttgatgtgaattggaatccaatTGACATCCAATTGATGCTTTTGAAATCTTTTCTAAAGGTTGCAACTTCAATCTCATTTACCACCAATTCCTCGAATAGTCTCAATCCAACTGTTGGAGATGAAGATTTTTAAAATAGCTATATACGCTGATGATGCAAAAGTGGGGCTTGGACTcaagtgcgccccaccatgatgtttacgtaAATTGCAACATGACCACTAGGTGTGTTACgccattttaggcccatggcacAAAAATTAGCCTAttatgtgatttaggtgggccatacagaaGGAAAACAATTGGGAGATGCTCACACTTGGTTTTCAcatagcccactgtgatgtttacgtgaaatccactttgaccattaaaTGCATCATCCCGACTTAGGTTTAGGGCCAAAAATCCAGGTTGACTTGGTcttcaggcgggccacaccaaatgaaacagttgggagagagacgtcTACACTTGATTTCTTTCAAGGCTCACCCTAatgattataagaaatccactccaaccattagatgccacactaaaataTAAGCCTAGAGACAAAATTAGGCTAAACCgtgattcgggtgggccacacaaaggaaaACAATTTTGAGGGTGAGCGTTGCCTTGTATactatttccaattgtgtggtccacctgaatcacggatggaAATGAATTCTGGTCtctaggcctaacatggggtgatgcaCGTGGTGGTCAGGGTGAATTTCAAATAAAATCACGGTAGGCCTATGTGAGAATTTGTAGAATCCCATCTAGTTCAAAACAACGCTATCTTCGAAAATTAGGTTGTTTGACTTTCGAAATTAGTGGCCCCACATCTGTCTCCCACCTAGGGCTTGAATCCTCATTTTTTAGccgaagtatatattttaatgggcttattataatgaTTATTTCAAATgatacatatgtacactaatttgggatattaaagctgatttactTTAAGCAAATTCGGGTTCCTATGAATATATTAtagaattccaatgcattccattACAAGCTACCAAACACAATTTTTGGATTCCAGCTGATTCCAATTATAGGTTGCCAAACACAACTGcggattccaattcacatgaaTTTTatggtaattgtgatttggattccaactCATACCAAATACAAGCTACCAAATGAGTACTTGAGTAGGAAGGGTGGTTGGGGAGAGGATTCTATGTTATATCATACCGATGATCTTTCATTGTTGGAGTTGTAGTTTCAGTACTTTCGGTACTATCTCCACTTGAGTAGAGAGGGTGGTTAGTTAGGGAGAGCATGCTATGATGTATCATACCGCCAATCTTGATGTGTCATTTCAGTACTTCTTATTTATAAAATTGTGTTGCTATTCAGAAAAAAAGAGAGCAGCAATTTATATATCACCAATGGATGTATCATGCACTAAAGGGATGCCGAGTTGGATTTTTTTTGCTCTTTTGGCACGGATCTATTGTGAGGTTCTCCTAGCCTTAAACAGGTAATCGGTGCCTAGCGACATGAACTGGAGGGGCATATATGGCGGAGTTATGGTCAATTTGGAAAGAATACAATAAGAGTAGATTGGGATTGGCATATGTAGTTGTTCAAAGAGCTAAAGGTAGGCCAGTTGAGTGGGTGAAGGTTCTGAAAACATTTGATAATAATAGTTCTGACAGTTTTTCTCGGATAGCTTGTTGGTTCTAGACTTCTAGTAAGAGATGGATGATCTCTCATTGTCCATTTTCCTTGTAACATCTCTCCTTTTGTTGTTATCTTTTTGTGTTTAATGAAATGTTCATTACCATCTGGAAAAAAGAAATCCAGGCCACTTGCTTTCTTTCAATGGAAACATTGGGATAACAATGTTATGGTTTCTGACATTTTGGTGGATTTTACTACTCAAATGTATGCTTTCATTCATTTGGAATAATTTTTGGACTGCACTttgtgtgtgtttatatatatatatatatataatttctagTTTCATTCATTGGAATAACATTGTCTGCTcatgtatatatttttaaatttccactctctctctctctctctctctctctctctctctctctctccccttttctgCAACACATGTTTTCTATTATTATTTTCTGCCTTGCTGAGTTCTCATAGGTCACTTATCTCACTGAAGTGGTATACTATTACCATTAATCTGACATGTATCACAATTTGTTTGCACATACCCATACATTATATCCATGGAGATACATTCTCCTTGTAGTTAATGTTCTCTACTTCTGAGTTCTGAGATATCATGCGTACTGACATGTGACTCAAAGGATCCGTCTTtctcccaattttttttttttttttttgcaggtcaGTGATATATCCCTAGCGGATTACGTTGCTGTTaatccttccaaacatgccacaTTCGTCCCCCATACTGCTGGACGATACTCTGTCAAAAGGTTCCGTAAGGCTCAGTGCCCAATTATTGAGAGGTTGACAAACTCGCTGATGATGCATGGTCGCAACAACGGTAAGAAACTGATGGCAGTTCGCATCGTGAAGCATGCAATGGAGATTATTCATCTCCTTACTGATCAAAATCCAATCCAAGTAATTGTTGATGCGGTCATAAACAGGTGAGGATTCTTTCTAGCATTTAAATACTATTTTATGGAATAAGGatcaactttcctttttttttttttttggtttacctGCTTTCTTAGCACTGTTATGACTCTGGTTTCTTTAGAAATTTACCATGAGTTTTACAATTGCATAGTGCTTGTTGACAAATGTTCTGTGAATTTAAAGGTATGCTTCTTCCATCGTGGGACATTGAGAATATTCAAAATATATAGTGCCATCCTTGTTAATTAAGTGCTTTGGGTGATTTTAACTTGGCAGACTAGGTGTGTTGAATCTGATTTTCTGCCTAAGGCCTGATCGACATGCTTCTTACTGTAGGCTTCTGAATTTCTAGCCTATGCAAATTGGCTTTTGACCACTGTTTTCATcattcacattgctgagttttaAAGACATGCTTTGACAAAACATTTTCATATCGGAGGACATTGAAACTTCGAAAAGAAAAATTTTCGTATCGGAGGTCATTGAAACTTCGAAAAGAAAAATTTTCGTATCGGAGGTCATTGAAACTTCGAAACCTGTATTAATGCCAACTAACTTGCTTTGTAAGTTGGATAGGTTCCTGATTTCAAAGAATTACTCTTCACTTGAGTAGCTCCAAGTAGCTTTGATAACCATGTGATATTATTCCCATGTTTGGAAACATGGGGTCTGCGGCCTTTTAGGTTTCAAACAGGTCACTTGAACACCTGCAGTTGAAGGTGGTGACTAAATGGTGGAATGGCTTATGTTGGGGTTCAAAGTGTTAATAAATATGACTCTTAAAGAATAAACTGACAGAGTGGATTGCAATAACACTTAGGCCCTGCTTGGGATCGAGGAAATGAGAATATGAACTTGCGAAATCCttgaacttgtcaaattcatgaatttgcattggatttgaatttgaaaattcgCAGAGTTCAGTGTTTGGGAGTCGAGCTataaatccatggatttgagagCATTTATTGTAATGAAATAGCTTTTATTGATTTAAGAATGTCTCTTATTTTGTTGATTTGCAAAGcatttagtttattttttaggGGATTTGGATTTGTGGGGGTTTTTCATTTTGCAAAATCCACGGATTTGGCAAATTTCCAACTAAAAAGAAACCTGACGGTGTTTGGACGAGCGGCCAGCACTTTGGGTTTGCTCCCTGCAGGCGTGGGTTTGACGCCCCTCCCCAGCATTACCTGATGCATGTGGTTGCGTGTGATTGCACGCATCCGCAGGGAATATTCTCACCTCAAAAGGGGCGGGGGACACCCTGTgttgtcaaaaaaaaaagaaaagaaaaagaaagaacctATATCTTGAAAGCAAAAATCGAGCATCATATGTTGAAAGGAAGGGGGTATGAATGCCATGATCTTACATCGAGTTGCAAATGTTAGGAGGGTCGATGCAATGATCGAAAAAAGGATAATAAATGAGAAAGGAGTTGGAAGTGTTAAATATTAGCTTTATGCTCAGGGGAGCTCATTAGATTGAAACTAGATGCAAGTAATGCTTTAAGAAATTTCCAAGTTGGCATTTGGTTGTGAAGGGATTCTGAGGAAGTGGCGGTTAAATACCAGTAGTCATGGAGATGGGCAGTGACAAACCGGTTTTGTTTTGAATTTGTTATCAGATTGTGCATTAGCAGCAAGGTATTttgtaatggtggccgtaacagccgGCCATtactatctttttcttttttttaattaacccccccccccccccccccccccaaaaggaAAAACCTGCATCTACCCCGTAAGTGTAACGTTGAAAAAAAGTCTGAAAAACCCGTATCTGCCCTATAACAAACCATTCAGGGGATGTAACAGGCCATTAACGATGGTTACGGGTCGTtttccataacagccgttacgaccctCTAGCATGTAACAGGTGTCACCATTACCTCtacggcctttatggcacaccatgaatTTAGTATAGATATTTAAATTGTAGGGAAGgctgacacacatacatcatttatTTAATATAGTGCTGTGACTATATATTGTTTAATTTTGGAAATGGTATTACCATAAAACCTGCAAGTACCTcaccaacaaaaaagaaaaagaaaaggaaagaagaagctgcAAGTGAAGCATATGGATGGAAGCTGAAAATTTAGTAACCTTtggaaatccaaaagaagaaagtgaaacaACAAGATGAAGTTTCATGTTCTTATTCATCAAGTTTAAGAGAACCCATTGAAATTCTTCTTTTATCCTACACAGATCCACCCTTCGCTGCTGGATGATTTAGTATGGGGAAAGCTAACACCAATCTCCATAAATGTGTCAAACTTTTATaagatccgagccattcatctGTTAGTCCTTACTTTGGATGAGCTATATGCCAAGAATCAAACAGGTCAGTGATCCTAGCATTTGTTGGAGAACTTATCTCatttaattttgaaaattggttggaGCACCAGACTGGTGTGACTTTCTGGGTAAACCTAATCCTCAGTCAGGTGcaacagatgaatggtccagattctgTACCTCTAAGCACATGTTATGGAAATTGAGTGATTCCTAAGTAGCCAGGGCATTTGCCTTTAGCACCAGACACTTTATCATTTCTTGATTTCTACGTAAGTTGAACCTGTCATTTCTTATTCTGTTATCTTTCTTTATTAGTGGGCCGAGGGAAGATGCTACTCGGATTGGTTCAGCTGGTGTTGTAAGACGTCAGGCGGTCGATATCTCCCCGTTGAGGAGAGTCAACCAGGCAATATACCTTCTCACCACAGGCGCACGTGAGAGCGCCTTCAGGAACATCAAAACAATCGCTGAGTGCCTTGCTGATGAGCTCATCAATGCAGCTAAGGGTTCTTCCAACAGGTAATTCTGTTTATTGTTGAGATTCCCCATCTTTTCAGTATTGGTTATATTCATTGTTTTCTAGGTTCACATTAGTAATTTTTGTTGATAGTTCTGGCATGCCTACACAACTCTATATGGGGTGTGTGGGACATTCTGACCATGCACCTTGTGGATCCCACTCTTTAAGGATTTCGTGGCCCAGCAATCATGTTCTTGTGCACTCATCAAGCGGACACCACTGACTGCAATGAAGcgcaaccttaattaaaaatctagcaCTAACATATAGCTTATGCCACATGTTTCAGACTAAGCGCTATGTTAGAcactatttgctatttaaaacattgggcagACCACGTGTATCTGGGCTTCTTGcaatattttgaattttccatTGCTCTGATGCACATCTGCCCTTCCTGATGAGTTGCCAGGCTAAGGTCATCTACAGTGTTGTCAACCTGGTTCACAGGCTGCTTGCCACATACTTTTCAGCTTGTGTGGCCAGGGGCAAGCTTTACCCAAGCTGAATGGTAGACACCGTTTCTactctgaggtcatgggttcaagaacccatgtggtgtgtgtgtaagAGTGTGTAttcacctttccaaaaaaaaggtGCAGGCTTTACCAAAGCTCTTGTTCTCTGACAATAGCCTCTCTaggtgcatgatctgtatgcacAATGGGAACTATAACATCATGTTATTTTTTTGCTTATTGACAGCTATGCAattaagaagaaggatgagatTGAACGAGTTGCCAAGGCAAACCGTTGATTCAGATGGTCTCCTGAGCAAAAGCTACTTTGTAGGGAACGCATTTTACGTCCCATGATGTCTTATTTATTATCTAACGGTTTGCAAGAACAGTTTTGGTTTTACTTATGAAGAGTGAGAAGTACTTTGCTTAAGCAAATTTAGGTTAAAAGGCTTAAATTAGTTATGTTTTGaattcttttttgttttccttctttcttttttccttctttaccTGTTTGGTTTGCTATTTCTACACTCTGGAAATTTTATGAATTCACCTATAATTGGATTTTGATGGCATGGCCATTTTTTCTTATCCATGCTGGAGCCGAGGGATTATATGGTACTGTTCAGGTTTTCAGATTGTATTACTTGGGTTCATGTTCAGCGACTGGAGCTGTTGAGATTGTGGGCCTTGCACCATAAATCACAAGTTCACCGAAGGTCCTCAGTCTGCACCCTTAAATAGGTGGCCCACTAGTAATGAACTGTTGTTAAGGAAATATCCCTTCTCTGTTcctgttaatatatatatattttttaaaggcCAAATATTCCATTAGGATTTAACTTCTTCCAATTTGGGAGTTTTTGGTGGATGGCCATACACAGCAAGGCCTAccctatcaatggtttggatcactgaacaatgGGCTTCACTTTTACAAATAGAAAAATTCAAGTTGTACAATTTGAAATGAGGGAATGGAATGTGCATGCCTTTAGCCAAGTATATGATGATGCCTCTAAAGTGATACTTCCAATCAAGTCCTCCCTCATTTAGATAATTTACAGTTTGGAAGAAAGGCTTACGGGATGCTCACGATTGCATGCGTGGCCCCCTACTCTGTAATCACAACTGTTGATACTGTAGGTTGCTACATGAAGGTGCAGCCAACTTGTATTTGTAAATTTCCCCTAGGAACATGGTTAAATCACACAACCAGCTTCATGTGGCCATTGCTGCAGCAGCACATCTTGTTAACTAGGAGAGTTTATAGAGATGTAGATACTTCCCATAGGTGGTGCAAAAAACTAGTATGACGTTCTTTGGAGTTGCAATTCTGCAAGTGTATTGGAGTTTTATTAGCAGAACATGGAAGATTACAATGCAACCCACCTCTTTTAAAAACTGAGTTTTTGGTTGCTCAAGCTTGATCCGCTAGCTTCAATTTATCACAGAATTGAGTTTAATATCAATCCAGCCTTCTGTTAAATATTTTACTGCTCTTTTGCAAGCAGTAAAGTTCTTATCATTTTTGGGAAGATGGACATTGTTGTAGGTTGAGCTGTGGACGTGTTGATGAATGTCTAGGTTAGGTTAGGAGCTTGAGCAGTAGAGTAACAACTTGTTGATTGGTAAatccttgattgattgattgattaattgatagaATTTACCTATTTTTATAGGATGTAGAGCTGTTGGAAGTGATAAAAATGACTTTTTGCACATTctgccatttaaaaaaaaaacaattataactGTGTGGTTGCCTACCTTGCGCAGAATGGTATGTCAATTGAGCTATGGTCTAGAAAAACAGTGACTTCAATAAGCTTTAAAtagatattcaaaagaaaataaatactGGATGGAACCACGAAATGGTTCAAAGCTAGATGAGTGGCAGGAGGATTTAGGCAAAAAGGTGTCAACTTCTTCAACATGTATCCTCTGGAAGCGATGATATCAATTACCTGATTTGTAATTGCTCTAACATTCATCTATAAATTAGAATCTcataaatggatgtaaagatggTTTTTATAAATGGTGACTTCAATGAAGAGGTGTATGTGGAGAAGATTGAGCACCTGGGCGTAGCTATCAATTCTGGCCTTTGAAGCTTTAATTTTCTGCCATGGGAG containing:
- the LOC131239673 gene encoding small ribosomal subunit protein uS7, yielding MAVVPQPEVKLFNRWSFEEVEVSDISLADYVAVNPSKHATFVPHTAGRYSVKRFRKAQCPIIERLTNSLMMHGRNNGKKLMAVRIVKHAMEIIHLLTDQNPIQVIVDAVINSGPREDATRIGSAGVVRRQAVDISPLRRVNQAIYLLTTGARESAFRNIKTIAECLADELINAAKGSSNSYAIKKKDEIERVAKANR